From Quercus lobata isolate SW786 chromosome 11, ValleyOak3.0 Primary Assembly, whole genome shotgun sequence:
caaaataaaattaaatgaacaaacTTAAATTTTTGATTCTCAACTTAGCTCAGCTCATTTATAgctatatttcttttattcctAAAATAGGATGAACCAATATTTTCTACCCATGAGAAATCCCGACTTCAACTCTAAATAAATGGCAATCGgctcattatatttttattcccTTCTTATATGGCTGCTATGAGGCTTTGAGAGTATATTTCTCCTCCATACATGCTCATTCTGCTCATGTATCAACCACCAttgttttgtgaaatcaagGGCTCTCTTTCAAGACTTCAATTGAAACCTCATCCTCAAGTCATGGAGATATGTCATTTCTTTATAAAACACTCATACATGCTTTGAATAAATCAAAATATCTTGTATAATTATAACAATTCCTTCAATCTGGTTTGAAGAAAAActttatcctctctctctctctctctctatatatatatatatatatattttttttggtcaatcTAAATTGACAAAGTAATAAGTATTACCAGTAATCTTTAAGTGttgaaaaatagtaaaattttgtgtatttgtcttTTTAATTGAGAATGATGATGATTACCACCCTTTCAACAAAtgctaaaagaaacaaaaagattaaagGCTTCCATTGTAGGTAGTAATAGTGAAGGTCTTCCCAAAGGACCAAAACTTCAAAAAGAAGGAATGAAAGGTCCAGAAAGGGAAGGGTTTGGGGCATTATTTTAGGCCTTTGACAGCATGAGAAAACCTAACAATTTAAATCCTAGATCAAGAGAAATGCATGAAACTCAAAATACATTACACAAACGAAGAGCAGAAAGGATGAATCACTAAATGCTTCGCTTGAATGATGAATTTCACGAATTAAATTCATTGTGTAATTCACCATTCATATCATAAGAGGGACTACCATATCACCATGTACTCTAAAAGTACTTAATCATTTTCTAGAGGAAGTAACATTAATacatttatcatttattttaataaatgacTTAGAGATTAATACTTATCCTTTTATGTTATAGATATAATTTCAATTATGCTTATACAGAATAGAAATATCACTAATCTATAAGAAAATTGAGATAATTAATCTatagttacaaattattttacaatatttttacaaacggttgatatagtttttattagttttcacCTAGGCCCAccactaatatcactttttttatttaccaataatcactcactacatcagcaatttgtaaaaagttTGTATTCCTAGCATTATTCAATTGAGATAAATGCTTCTAAGTTTACTCTAGCAAAAATCAGCAACGCCCAATATAATTAATGACGAAAAATAGCAAATATCAATAAATTCCTTATAGTCTTGTAGGCTTGTTTATCTGTATTCTTCTTAAACTCCTTCCACATAATCCTTAATTCGTTTcctttcaaaataataataataataatcggTAATTGTTGGAGCTCCATTCCGACCGCATCCATACGgaattccccaaaaaaaaatttccttcctatatgAATATGTTAGAGGATAAACTTATTCTGTTTTTGCAGACATATTGTCATTGTTTATTAACGAAAGCAGCTTTTTGATTATCaagaaatagaaagaataaagCAACTTCTTCAGGAGCTAATTAACCTAATCAATGCCGTAAAAGAAAGCTCCTCAATGGTTTTTTATGTGGTGATTTGATTGGTGAAGCACTGTAGAAGTAGTATTAGGTTCTTATGCATTGCaccaaaaattgagaaattctattttacagttaagattttatatataatatatattcaaCTATATATTATGATATCAtgtattttctattaaaattttaaataaaaagtgttACTAAATTCactttaaattttcaatatttaacaTGAAACATGAATTGGATTCATTTTAAATGAAGATGATCTTATTCAACTTGCAAGATAGATAGGTCATGgtatttttattgtttcaatGTCAAAATTAGATCATATAGAGAATATATACTAatgaaaataagctcatccaaacaCATAGAAAATTATGACTTTAATTAACTGTAATTAATTCTTATCGTAGGTTACTTTTCTAGTGCAAGGcttttctcattttttgcaAGGTTCCACTAGGTTAACGATCACGTCAACAAATGATTATGACCACTCCAATAACAACTGTAACAataaacattattttaaaactcatcataattatttatttacaagCTACAACTATAACTGAAAGAAGAACCAAAGAGTAGACCATAACTAGTAGCTAGGAAGGCACTAGTTTTTCCCTGCCTTcagaagattgaaaaaaaaagggaaaaaaaaaacaactggTAGATGAAAAGAAATGCATAGAAATtcagttcaataaaaattaaagcagATACCCATAAGCAAAATCGTAGGCATTAGGGATAGTAGAAGCAGCATCAACTTTAGGCTTGCTCTCAAGAAATTCAACATATTCTATACCATTCATCTCCAAGTGTGGTAAAGAATTAGGAGCAGACTCAAACAAAATCTTGTTGGCTTGTTTTGCTACATTCTTCTTTAGCTCCTCAATCGAAACCCTTAATTGCTCTAACTCATGTAGCCCAAGCTCATTGATTGGAGCGTCCCACCAGCATTGTCTTTGGTTAGCCCTCCTCATGTGGTCAAGTGCTTCTCCATACTTTTTCTCAGCTTCGACTTGATTGATAATTTGAGTGAGATAATTGTTGAGCTCACGAACATTAGCATTTTGATGAGCTTCAATGAGCTGGTGTTTCTTGGACCCTAAGTTAGGGTTTCCAGTAAGAAAACGATCAAGTATAGGCTCAACGTTGGGGTGACCAAATGAGAAAATCTTGCCCGCTGGTGAGAAAACAACAATGGCAATCTCAGCCCCACAAAGTGTACAAAGCTCACTAGCTTTCTTAAAAAGCCCTGACCGACGTTTGGAGAATGTAACATGTCGATGACTTTTGCTCAGAATTTTTGTACACCCTGTCTTTTTGCGACCCATGCTAAGATTTTGCTTTGCCATAGCTAAACCTATCAGAGATTCAACTCGACTAGACTGAAAGGAAAAatacttgttttttttatttggattttctGTGCTTCTGccgggaaaactgaaaagtggGTACTTATATAGGGTCTTTTGCGTTAACTATGTAATTAATTACTACTAAAACTATCATTTGTGTGTCTTAATTGTCAATTACTTTGTATTATTAATCAAAGATTTGGACGTTACAAAATCTTCTTTACTGTGTGGATGATAACTATGACATAATTATCTATTTATAGGTTTATAATTAATGATCATTTAACCTTTAGAGGTCATAATATAGCATATTTGAGGCGGGTTTATATCTTAATAAATTGGAATTAGAATTGAGTTTGACTTTCCTTCACAATAGATTAAGGAAAAATACTTTACATTTTTTGATCGAAAAAAGGAACTTTAGATTTACTTCTAAAATCGCTTTCATACATACAGCTGTtatcttttcccttttcctccaaaaaaaaaaaaaagctaatatcttttcctaaattaaaaaaaaaaaaaaaaatctcttacaTACATGATGAACCAAGCTAATCCAATCTGAAGTAGGCCATAGAATAAAAGGCATTGCCCTTTGTCttggtattattttttttaataaagtttctaCCTATAGCGTCTACTTCTAATAATTGCACACtttattattaaatcaaaacacaaattggtattacaatgaaatttttttttttttggttgagaattcACATTGAAAAAGGTTAgagatgttttaaaaaataattttatttggaatagataaaattttatgcaAACCATAAACTAATACGAGATGATTTTGTATGTGATATAATAAGAACCTCAAAACCATCTTTAAtactattatattattaattactaTGAAACTAATGCGAGGGAGATGCCTCCTTGATGACTGTCTTTAAGCATTGCAACTAAGCACCAAATACAGAGTTCCTGGTTCGTTTAAGTGGCTACAGTCTGGAATAGCTAGTAAAGTTGGGTTGGTCTCACTCTCAAGcagaaatatgaaaattataCAGAAAGAAAAGTCAGTTTCCACAATCCtagatttgttttaaaattgtaCTAGGCTGAATCTTCACGAACGTTCATTAAGATATTGTGTGACGCAGAAATATGATCCACGATCCCAGAATGCAATCACTAAAATAGCTCATGACGTACAGTAATACACGGTCTAAATCCTAAAACTACAAACAAGGTTGTGAAagaatttataaagaaaaaacatatatacttgtCTTTATAGTCCATACAATTGTGGACATGTAGATACGCATATTATGCACACGCGTGCACTCAATACATATAATACTTAAccaatttaaataataataataaaaaaggatacTCATATGAATACTAAGTGGTATTTTAATGTTATAAAACCCATTGTTATTAATTCCATTTTGGACCCATTTCGGTTTGTCTAGTGGAACGAAATATTTCGGTACTGGCCTATTTCGGCGTACCGTTTCAGGGTGTTTCggggtttctaaaaaaaaaaaatatatatatatatatatatatatatgtatatgaacACACACGTATACAACCtattatttacaatttattgtgtaagaattgtgaaaatgttatcaatataacatttttctaataataatatttaaaaaaaaaattaatattaatataaagttataaaccaTTGTACACaatgaggaaaataaaaataatacatcTGAcatttgcttttgaattttttaactctttttgtCATTTCCAAAGTCACTCACATGATGGGCTCAGaaaagttgaaatttgaaatcaataaaagaCTCTAGGAGACACCAGGACACTCAAgacaatagaaaataaaagaacaaaagacCAGTCCCACTAACCAGTGGATacaaaatggagaagaagaagatgaagaagtgGGCTAGGACGCTAGGTTCATTCAGGCAAATGGTAGGCCGGTGTCGTTTggatctttattttttattttttttaaattttaataacaaGCTAAATCCTGTACTGGCCGGAATTTACATCTTGGCCGAAATTGTCTGGAATGGCCCAAAACGGCTTGAAATCTGACTCGAGGTGGAACGTGGGGTATTTTGGTACCAGTTTACATATTGATACGAAAAATTCCGGCCATTTCGGCTGGAACGGAACGGTATCAATAACAATgataaaacccataaaaatataacaatccGTTatattgtgttaattttttttgggcttttatatatgaataaaccttgatgtaatttttttttatcaaatttttacttataattctcatgtaatgatttttaGTAAGTAAATAAATCCCAAGAACAATTTATGTTAATTGTATTTAActttataaaatgattaaatcataaaaattttaagccatATCATAAGTACCATTTGTGCATCAAATACTTTTGAGTtcaacttaaaaataatattaaattataaagtttattatataactgttttttaaatttattacttaaacatttatttttgaaaaataataaatatcatataAAGAATTTGAACTCTTAACCCTTTTAAAggtaacattttttaattttatttctttatattttttatcttcaattacaaatttctttctttattattattattattttgaatccttccttttattttacCTCTTAACTTTAAGATAAAATAGGAAACGTCAAGGGCCTTTTACCTTAATCAGCACCTTCTCATACACAAAGTTCTTGGGAGGTTTaaggaggggggaggggggaattTGAGCTGCGAGATTAACAATATATTGtaactatctcaaaaaatatatatatatatacacacacacacacacatatatatatatatatatatgaaacattttttttttgtaatgttttttttaataggtttgacatataaaagaaaattaaagaaaaaattcaaaaatggagaagaaaaaagggaagaagaagaccaTTTATAAGGAAAAGGGGCAAGGGGGTTGGGCCCTCTTGACCCCCTACGCTGCTCTTGTTagtatgtttttataatttatttgaacATTTGTAGGGAGAGAAGAGTAGAGGGTAAGGGAGAGGAACTTTGCCTctactttaattaaaaagttGTAGTTTCCATCATGTGAAGAGAGAGGGCAATCAACCTGCTCATTTCCTTGCTAGAAGAGCAGTTTTATCTACATATTTTGATGTATAGGTAGAAGAACAACAACTAGATTTGGATGATGTAttccaaaataatttcattcatcaataaaattgaaccttactttttcttatttaaaaaaaaaaaaaaaaagacatccaAACTAGATTCATTAAGCTTCCTCAGTCATCTCATTCTACTTTCCTCGcctccccctccatccaaacacaATCTCATGGATAAAATTAAGGCATGAGGTTAACTTTATGATGTCCCACTATAATTCCATTTCATatttggaaaggaaaaaaaaaaaaaaaaactcaagtcCTCATTCCCATCAATCTTCTTAGATATTTGAACCCTAAATACAGAAGGTGTTAACCAGTTGAGTTACTATTTAAATTTGTATACTAAAAAGAGTCATCTCGTTTGTATAGGGGCTTAAGGAAAATGAAAGCTATATATAAATGTGGAATACTCATAGTttgacaaaatatttatattctaAGGCAATTTTAATGGAGGAATCACTTTGAAGTGTTCCCAAGATGAAGGGTAGAAGTTTCACACCCAAGAACTTTGGATCTCATaaggctttttattttattttatttatatttttttttcttgatgagGGATCTCATGAGGCTTTGAAAACCACTAGCCACTAGGCCAATCCCTTGGGGGTTAATATATGtgtatttatgtatatgtataagTCATCATTATCCtattctaaaaagaaaagaaaaaaagtcattattaTCCTAGTCATTATATATTCTCTAATtgtaattgaaaattaattattttttttaatttagtttaagTGATATTAAgaatacaacaaattttagctttttcaaattgatttgtcattaattttaaaaaataataaaaattagacattcatttaaaatttactAGTTATCTAGGTTACACGGACACGCCATTTTTGGCGTCGTGTCCGCGTCCGATACGTGTCGGACACCAGAACGGGGACGACGCGCCAGATTCCGGTGTCCGGCGGtgtcccttttctttttctttttttcgctTCTCCGACACGGCTCCGACACGGCGCCGACGCGGTTCCGACGCCTCCGACACGCcaccagtgaaaaaaaaaaaaaatcacagattTTGACCGGAACTTACCAATGCCATTGATTTTGTGATAACCCTAAAATAATATAGCAAGTTTAGAGTCTCTTAGACTGAAAGTTGAAACCACATCTCAAGATCTTCTCAACCCACCCTCCCTCTGTCGCTGCCGCTGCCGCTGCCCTCTGTCCCTCGCCGGAGTTAGATCGGACCGATCGGCGAGCTCCGACGTCGACGCCGTGCCATCTGTCCTCTGTCCcttccgatctctctctctctcggcgcGGACCGATCTCTTCTCTGTTctctctgtcttttttttttttttttcttctttctttctttccgatGTTAACTTGAATCTACTGTTACTTATTATAACgcattttgctttttttttttgttgtgttttttttttttttttactgctgCTGTGGCATGTGGCCTGTGTGCCCTccgtccttttttttttttttttttaatatatatatatatatattttaatattagtcataacttataaatttgttttcGTGTGTCCtgctatagttttatttttttattaaagttaaatattgtaggtaattttactaaaatgaatATTGAAAGTGCTTGAAGATTTTGTGTATTATTGTAGTATTTtgggtgttagtttacttatttgtagttcttacataatttaaattctaaacataaatgtattttgtctaaaaatattaaaaaatatgcttaaatataaaatttaattaattatttaaccgctgtgtcgtgtccttatttttcaaaaattgccgtatCCTTGTGTCCGTGTCGGTGTCGTGTCCGTGCAACATAGCTAGTTATATTCATTACCGTGTCATTTTGCAATGGTTATGTATAATCCTAGAATTTTCCAACTAATTTTTGTAGACTTAATTGTCTAAACGAAACCTATTAAATAATTGTTGACCAAAGAAATCTAACGGATCCAGCCTAAAGAAATTTACCTAACTCTTGCCTTCGCTTTTAATATAAAAGACacattagatatcaaatagttTGGATCTATCCtaacgatatatatatatatattcccctTTTTTGAGAAGACAGAACAATACTtaatacttcttctttttaaaacaaaaataaaatagtttaatatatatttaaatcctTTTCGGTGTGTAGTTCTGTATTTTTccgacccaaaaaaaaaaaaaaaaaaagattctgtgtaacttttctattttatgtatttttacagattttcttcaaaaaaataaagtattgtTACAGATAAACATCTAGCCATCTAGGCGTGTTTTGCACGAGGGGAAACAAAATCAAGTTCTTAAGAAACGATTTATTTTTGGGGTACGAACTTTCTCGATGAAGGTGGTAAAATTAAGAATACTTACTTGGgactttctaaaaatatttgaataatttatattGTTGTAGGCATATGTGATATACCAATTAGAGATTCTATCCATCTACACTATTTCGATGATTTGTCATTTTATACTCctagaaagaggaaaaaaaaaaaaaaatcaatcgtTTTTGTAATTATGATCATTAAACTCTATATATTGGCAAGGTTCAAGTGATAGTACAAATGGTAAGGACATCTTTTGTAGTGTCACATAAGGGTGTATGTGGTTCGGTGTGATCAATtttggagaggttttttgcaTTGTGCCTATAGGGTGTGGTTTCACCCTATGCTTGACCGCACCTCACTTTTGGAGGGTATTAATTGGTCAATACAAGGTGTGGTTAATCCTAACGGCTCGGTGCAGTTTGTTTAGCTATGTGGGCtaggtttttaaaattattattctaaaatttgggctttttggcctctaaaaatagcattttgagCCCATTTTGACTTCTTTTTAATTGGACCCTTCTTTACAAATGGCTCATTTTTCCCCCAAATACTACGTTAAACCcttataaaatagaatttataaAACATATGATTTATAAAATGCCTTATTAGATTAGATAATCAAACAATAACATCAACTTTCTCGGTGCTAAAATCACAATAACAACAAGATAATCAACTAAAACCATAATAGCATGATAtaataaactaaaatcaaaacaGTATAATCAATTAATAGGATGACcaacaaataaatttacaatatttgagccctagaaacaaaatcaaatagcAAACAACATGAgtgaacttataaaaaaataaaaataaaactagaagcaaaatcaaacacaaacatgaaagtTCGACACAATAGGGTgaactaaaaacaaaatataaaataaccctaaaaacaaaatcaaacagcaaagaaaaaaaaaatcaaaggtttTTTCATAGGTGGATCTCATCAAAGAATTTTAACACTAAGATCAATGCCTCATTCATAATAGAGGCCCATCATATTTTAGAAAGTTTccccatttttttctcttttatcaaACTTATTTGGACCTATATATGAAGTGAGCCATGACACTTTGAGGCCCACACCAacacttctttttctttatgttttgttttgttttttttttttttttttttttttttttccattttactttatttttaaatttttacttatCCCAACCCGTTagagtattttattttttccattcctAAGACCATCTCTTCTAGCCAAAGCCCATTTGCAATGTTCAATCCCTTCCTTAAGATGGGCCTTACATCTAGTTTCAAGGATCATGGTCCATTTACTTTTTCAATCTCCCTACTATCATATGGGCCATACATCTAATTTCAATGATTTGGTCCAATGGTCGTGTCCgtctcatttttttcaaatgatttcacctttttttttaatccaaattgAGTTTTTAGTGGGCCTACCCAACTCTTTGGGGTTTTAAGGTTTCAAAACATTATGGATGAGTCCAACATCATTTCAATAAAG
This genomic window contains:
- the LOC115966674 gene encoding agamous-like MADS-box protein AGL61, with translation MAKQNLSMGRKKTGCTKILSKSHRHVTFSKRRSGLFKKASELCTLCGAEIAIVVFSPAGKIFSFGHPNVEPILDRFLTGNPNLGSKKHQLIEAHQNANVRELNNYLTQIINQVEAEKKYGEALDHMRRANQRQCWWDAPINELGLHELEQLRVSIEELKKNVAKQANKILFESAPNSLPHLEMNGIEYVEFLESKPKVDAASTIPNAYDFAYGYLL